In Paraburkholderia caballeronis, the following proteins share a genomic window:
- a CDS encoding enoyl-CoA hydratase/isomerase family protein: MEWQLNRSAGPRGYLIEKDEFETITITMPVEGIAKLTLNRPDKLNAFNSAMIGEIRAAMWRLNYDDSVRVIVLTGSGRGFSAGRDVKELQGERGMPLPQYRAYVRANHDMLDDLESIEKPVIAAINGVCAGGGIELAASCDFRFASKQATFLLPEIFIGVIPASGACSRMIQMIGIENVKDLVMTGRTVDAAEIREMGFVRRVVEHDQLEAEAFAFAKLLMKGAPQAVGIGKHVTNTCQNLDTETGRVFERLAQSSLVGTSDSTEGVRSFIEKRPPNFTGR, translated from the coding sequence ATGGAATGGCAACTGAACCGCTCGGCGGGGCCGCGCGGTTATCTGATCGAGAAGGACGAGTTTGAGACGATCACCATCACGATGCCGGTCGAAGGCATCGCGAAGCTGACGCTGAACCGCCCGGACAAGCTGAACGCGTTCAACTCGGCGATGATCGGCGAGATCCGCGCGGCGATGTGGCGGCTCAACTACGACGACAGCGTTCGCGTGATCGTGCTGACCGGCTCGGGCCGCGGCTTCAGCGCCGGCCGCGACGTGAAGGAACTGCAGGGCGAGCGCGGGATGCCGCTGCCGCAGTACCGCGCGTACGTGCGCGCGAATCACGACATGCTGGACGACCTGGAGTCGATCGAGAAGCCGGTGATCGCGGCGATCAACGGCGTGTGCGCGGGCGGCGGCATCGAACTGGCGGCGTCGTGCGACTTCCGCTTCGCGTCGAAGCAGGCCACCTTCCTGCTGCCGGAAATCTTCATCGGCGTGATTCCCGCGTCGGGCGCGTGCTCGCGGATGATCCAGATGATCGGCATCGAGAACGTGAAGGACCTCGTGATGACGGGCCGCACCGTCGATGCGGCCGAAATCCGCGAGATGGGTTTCGTGCGCCGCGTGGTCGAGCACGACCAGCTCGAAGCGGAAGCGTTCGCGTTCGCGAAGCTGCTGATGAAGGGCGCGCCGCAGGCTGTCGGCATCGGCAAGCACGTGACCAACACCTGCCAGAACCTCGATACGGAAACGGGCCGCGTGTTCGAGCGGCTCGCGCAGTCGTCGCTTGTCGGCACGAGCGATTCGACCGAAGGCGTGCGCTCGTTCATCGAAAAGCGTCCGCCGAATTTCACCGGCCGCTGA
- a CDS encoding AMP-binding protein yields the protein MIHLRIGDIVAHNARVSPDAPALIEGERIINWRALDLDTNRIANALASLGLKKGTRVATVIRNGAAAVETIFALAKAGVLAVPVNYGLTPAEIAVLLDDSQPHAIVVDAEFLPALADVIARPHTTIVVRGDAPLRDGWLSLDTLVQNASDAAPEAGVEPDDIRTIRYTSGTTAAPKGCLGTHRQILSSIDNFLKQVPVPESGPFLQMLPLFSGAGIWMSVAAAYHGVANVLMPDFNPQVVLNAIAAHGVVHTCGVPTMVSRLTEELRKGDYAIGSLKLFGYTGAKMPPATIRRALDAFDCDFYQGFGGGEMGGLVSYLMPDDHRAALNDGDAANRLASVGRPAGYAEICIRSLKDGTPLPANEPGEITVRSASNFSGYLNRPDDTTKTLRGEWVYTGDVGYLDDDGYLYAVDRAKDMVVTGGMNVSSAEVEAVLSEHPAVKSVAVIGLPSEEWGEAVTAIVVLREEGGATPTELMQFARQRLAGYKSPKAVHFVSEFPLNSVGKVLKRELRDQFATASQD from the coding sequence ATGATTCATCTGCGAATCGGCGACATCGTCGCGCACAACGCACGGGTGTCGCCCGACGCGCCCGCACTGATCGAAGGCGAGCGCATCATCAACTGGCGCGCACTCGATCTCGATACCAATCGCATCGCGAACGCACTCGCGTCGCTCGGGCTGAAAAAAGGCACGCGCGTCGCCACGGTGATCCGCAACGGCGCGGCGGCGGTCGAGACGATCTTCGCGCTCGCGAAAGCCGGCGTGCTCGCCGTGCCGGTCAACTACGGGCTCACGCCGGCCGAAATCGCGGTGCTGCTCGACGACTCGCAGCCGCACGCGATCGTCGTCGACGCCGAGTTCCTGCCCGCGCTCGCCGACGTGATCGCGCGCCCCCATACCACCATCGTCGTGCGCGGCGACGCGCCGCTGCGCGACGGCTGGCTCAGCCTCGACACGCTGGTGCAAAACGCGTCCGACGCTGCGCCGGAAGCCGGCGTCGAACCCGACGACATCCGCACGATCCGCTACACGAGCGGCACGACGGCCGCGCCGAAGGGATGCCTCGGCACGCATCGCCAGATCCTGTCGAGCATCGACAACTTCCTGAAGCAGGTGCCGGTGCCGGAAAGCGGCCCGTTCCTGCAGATGCTGCCGCTCTTCTCGGGCGCGGGCATCTGGATGTCGGTCGCGGCCGCGTATCACGGCGTCGCCAACGTGCTGATGCCCGACTTCAACCCGCAGGTCGTGCTGAACGCGATCGCCGCGCATGGCGTCGTCCATACGTGCGGCGTGCCGACGATGGTGAGCCGCCTGACCGAAGAACTGCGCAAGGGCGACTACGCGATCGGCTCGCTGAAGCTGTTCGGCTACACCGGCGCGAAGATGCCGCCCGCCACGATCCGCCGCGCGCTCGACGCGTTCGACTGCGACTTCTACCAGGGCTTCGGCGGCGGCGAAATGGGCGGGCTGGTTTCGTATCTGATGCCCGACGACCACCGCGCGGCGCTGAACGACGGCGACGCAGCGAACCGTCTCGCGTCGGTCGGCCGCCCGGCGGGTTACGCGGAAATCTGCATCCGCAGCCTGAAGGACGGCACGCCGCTGCCCGCGAACGAGCCCGGCGAAATCACCGTGCGCTCGGCCAGCAACTTTTCGGGTTATCTGAACCGCCCGGACGACACGACGAAAACGCTGCGCGGCGAGTGGGTGTACACCGGCGACGTCGGGTATCTCGACGACGACGGTTATCTGTACGCGGTCGATCGCGCGAAGGACATGGTCGTGACCGGCGGCATGAACGTGTCGTCGGCCGAGGTCGAGGCGGTGCTGTCCGAGCATCCGGCGGTCAAGTCGGTGGCCGTGATCGGGCTGCCGAGCGAGGAGTGGGGCGAGGCGGTCACGGCGATCGTCGTGCTGCGCGAAGAGGGCGGCGCGACGCCGACCGAACTGATGCAGTTCGCCCGCCAGCGGCTGGCGGGCTACAAGTCGCCGAAGGCGGTGCATTTCGTCAGCGAGTTTCCGCTGAACAGCGTCGGCAAGGTGCTGAAGCGCGAGCTTCGCGACCAGTTCGCGACCGCGTCGCAGGACTGA
- a CDS encoding xanthine dehydrogenase family protein molybdopterin-binding subunit, producing MIGQPIPRVEDRRFVTGNGQYTDDLRVEGQAYAAFLRSPHAHAALRSVDVSAAREAPGVIAVLVGQDYLDDGFQGVDHVPNPVDAVDATKKAFLTSLTGSIFNQLHIPLPTDRVRYVGEPIAMVIAETPIAARNATEMIDVDYDVLDAVVNAADAMQDGAPQLWDGADGNLCFQTQIGERDEARRIIADAPFVLQREFHHSRVVNCQMEPRSAIGAYDETSGVYTLISGSQGAVRQKLCLALALKVPLSQVRVVCPDTGGGFGPRSFIYVEQLAVVWAARRLGRAVKWTSDRSEAFLSDYQGRDQIVRATFGFSNDGRILAIDNEWIGNVGAHTVSYVPMSNGTRIMTTVYDVPVAAVHISAVLTNTVPTAPYRGAGRPEAHHVIERMLDLAAAELGLDRAEIRRRNLVAHDKLPYRSPMGLTYDSGEFARNMARALELAEWDGFEARRAQSLAQGKLRGIGVANYIESPVGAPRERIELTVLPEGRIDIVAGTQSTGQGHETTFAQVVAQHLGVPMAAITLRTGDTAFVSVGGGSHSDRSMRLGGMLLVDTAAQIVATGTQVAAALFDVAPERVSFADGAFVDPASDRRIGLFEVAARIASDGLPGDPATRKLYAEAEVNTRVPAHPTGSAVCELEVDPDTGIVKLVNYTSVDDVGQPINPLIVEGQVHGGLAQGIGQALSETCYLDRDTGQVLTGSYMDYGMPRAGAIPPLRLELTEDPTHGNPLRVKGGGESGITPATATIFNALADALKAFGSDELAMPATPKVVWEYIHRPAA from the coding sequence ATGATCGGTCAACCCATCCCGCGCGTCGAGGACCGGCGCTTCGTGACCGGCAACGGTCAATACACGGACGACCTGCGCGTCGAAGGCCAGGCGTATGCGGCATTCCTGCGCTCGCCGCACGCGCACGCGGCGCTGCGTTCGGTCGACGTATCGGCCGCGCGCGAGGCGCCCGGCGTGATCGCGGTGCTCGTCGGCCAGGACTATCTGGACGACGGCTTTCAGGGCGTCGATCACGTGCCGAATCCGGTCGACGCGGTCGATGCGACGAAAAAGGCGTTCCTCACGTCGCTGACCGGCTCGATCTTCAACCAGCTGCACATTCCGCTGCCGACCGACCGGGTGCGCTACGTCGGCGAGCCGATCGCGATGGTGATCGCGGAAACGCCGATCGCCGCGCGCAACGCGACCGAGATGATCGACGTCGATTACGACGTGCTCGACGCGGTCGTGAACGCAGCCGACGCGATGCAGGACGGCGCGCCGCAACTGTGGGACGGCGCGGACGGCAACCTGTGCTTCCAGACGCAGATCGGCGAGCGCGACGAAGCGCGCCGGATCATCGCGGACGCGCCGTTCGTGCTGCAACGCGAGTTCCATCACAGCCGCGTCGTGAACTGCCAGATGGAGCCGCGCAGCGCGATCGGCGCCTACGACGAGACGAGCGGCGTCTATACGCTGATCTCCGGCAGCCAGGGCGCGGTGCGCCAGAAGCTGTGCCTCGCGCTCGCGCTGAAGGTGCCGCTGTCGCAGGTGCGCGTGGTCTGCCCGGACACCGGCGGCGGTTTCGGCCCGCGCTCGTTCATCTACGTCGAGCAGCTGGCCGTCGTGTGGGCCGCGCGCCGGCTCGGCCGCGCCGTCAAGTGGACGAGCGACCGCAGCGAGGCGTTCCTGTCCGACTACCAGGGCCGCGACCAGATCGTGCGCGCGACGTTCGGCTTCTCGAACGACGGCCGCATTCTCGCGATCGACAACGAGTGGATCGGCAACGTCGGCGCGCATACGGTGTCGTACGTGCCGATGTCGAACGGCACGCGGATCATGACGACCGTGTACGACGTGCCGGTCGCCGCCGTCCACATCAGCGCGGTGCTGACCAACACGGTGCCGACCGCGCCGTATCGCGGCGCGGGCCGCCCGGAAGCGCACCACGTGATCGAGCGGATGCTCGACCTCGCGGCGGCCGAACTGGGCCTCGACCGCGCGGAGATCCGCCGCCGCAACCTGGTCGCGCACGACAAGCTGCCGTACCGCAGCCCGATGGGCCTCACCTACGACAGCGGCGAATTCGCGCGCAACATGGCGCGCGCGCTCGAACTCGCGGAATGGGACGGCTTCGAGGCGCGCCGCGCGCAATCGCTCGCACAGGGCAAGCTGCGCGGCATCGGTGTCGCGAACTACATCGAGTCGCCAGTCGGCGCGCCGCGCGAACGCATCGAACTGACCGTGCTGCCCGAAGGCCGCATCGACATCGTGGCCGGCACGCAGTCCACCGGCCAGGGCCACGAGACGACGTTCGCGCAGGTCGTCGCGCAGCATCTCGGCGTGCCGATGGCGGCGATCACGCTGCGCACCGGCGACACCGCGTTCGTCAGCGTCGGCGGCGGCAGCCACTCGGACCGCTCGATGCGGCTCGGCGGCATGCTGCTGGTCGACACCGCCGCGCAGATCGTCGCGACCGGCACGCAGGTCGCGGCCGCGCTGTTCGACGTCGCGCCGGAGCGCGTGAGTTTCGCGGACGGCGCATTCGTCGATCCGGCATCGGACCGCCGCATCGGCCTGTTCGAAGTCGCCGCGCGCATCGCGAGCGACGGCCTGCCGGGCGACCCGGCAACGCGCAAGCTGTACGCGGAAGCCGAGGTGAATACGCGCGTGCCCGCGCACCCGACCGGCTCGGCCGTCTGCGAACTGGAAGTGGACCCGGACACCGGCATCGTGAAGCTCGTGAACTACACGTCGGTGGACGACGTCGGCCAGCCGATCAATCCGCTGATCGTCGAAGGCCAGGTGCACGGCGGCCTCGCGCAGGGCATCGGCCAGGCGCTGTCCGAGACCTGCTACCTCGACCGCGACACCGGCCAGGTGCTGACCGGCTCGTACATGGACTACGGGATGCCGCGCGCGGGCGCGATTCCGCCGCTGCGCCTCGAACTGACCGAGGACCCGACGCACGGCAACCCGCTGCGCGTGAAGGGCGGCGGCGAAAGCGGCATCACGCCGGCGACCGCGACGATCTTCAACGCGCTCGCCGACGCGCTGAAGGCGTTCGGCAGCGACGAACTGGCGATGCCGGCGACGCCGAAGGTCGTATGGGAATACATCCACCGGCCCGCCGCGTGA
- a CDS encoding CaiB/BaiF CoA transferase family protein, whose translation MKLSGIRVLDFSRFMAGPLVSAMMADHGADVVKIEPPEGDPTRHGRRTRPGQRAGDSFSVLNRGKRSVVLDLKEPADRARALRLIREADVLIESFSPGVTTRLGIDPDTARALNPRLVYCSISAFGQNGPLRDAAGHDPAVQALAGTLGRGINDAPVVPAVSTASWGSALCALAGVTIALFAARATGRGDHLDLSMHDVALSARPGAIFDAFDHDVASLEAPRGHAILEPYAAADGQWLCIGAGEPRFARALLGALGRPDLVDVALGPPGAAQQPLRDFLAGAFAQQPLAQWLDWMAAHSISCAPVLDYADALKHPHVSARGMVMTDAEGFRHLNTPLRFADEPGRPTLRAPELGEHTHAVLDGLGNA comes from the coding sequence TTGAAGCTCTCCGGCATTCGCGTACTCGATTTTTCCCGCTTCATGGCCGGTCCGCTGGTGTCGGCGATGATGGCCGACCACGGCGCGGACGTCGTGAAGATCGAACCGCCCGAAGGCGACCCGACGCGCCACGGCCGCCGCACGCGGCCCGGCCAGCGCGCGGGCGATTCGTTCTCCGTGCTCAATCGCGGCAAGCGCAGCGTCGTGCTCGACCTGAAGGAGCCGGCGGATCGCGCCCGCGCGCTGCGGCTGATCCGCGAGGCCGACGTGCTGATCGAATCGTTCAGCCCCGGCGTGACGACGCGCCTCGGCATCGATCCCGATACGGCGCGCGCGCTGAATCCGCGTCTTGTCTATTGCTCAATCAGCGCGTTCGGGCAAAACGGGCCGCTGCGCGACGCCGCCGGCCACGATCCGGCCGTGCAGGCGCTGGCCGGCACCCTCGGGCGCGGGATTAACGATGCGCCGGTTGTGCCCGCCGTTTCGACCGCGTCGTGGGGCAGCGCGCTTTGCGCGCTCGCGGGCGTGACGATCGCGCTGTTCGCCGCGCGCGCGACGGGGCGCGGCGATCATCTCGACCTGTCGATGCACGACGTCGCGTTGAGCGCGCGGCCCGGCGCGATCTTCGACGCGTTCGATCACGACGTCGCGTCGCTGGAAGCGCCGCGCGGCCACGCGATCCTGGAGCCGTATGCGGCGGCCGACGGCCAGTGGTTGTGCATCGGCGCCGGCGAGCCGCGTTTTGCGCGCGCGCTGCTCGGCGCGCTCGGCCGGCCGGATCTCGTGGACGTCGCGCTCGGGCCGCCCGGCGCCGCGCAGCAGCCGCTGCGCGATTTCCTCGCCGGCGCGTTCGCGCAGCAGCCGCTTGCGCAATGGCTCGACTGGATGGCCGCGCATTCGATCAGTTGCGCGCCGGTGCTCGACTATGCCGACGCGCTGAAGCATCCGCACGTGTCGGCGCGCGGCATGGTGATGACCGATGCGGAAGGCTTCCGCCATCTGAACACGCCGCTGCGTTTCGCGGACGAACCCGGCCGGCCGACCCTGCGCGCGCCGGAACTCGGCGAACACACGCACGCGGTGCTCGACGGACTCGGCAACGCATGA
- a CDS encoding DUF4148 domain-containing protein, translated as MMTRLFAVSPRVVFLARLVFLPLGSMALISTAAAQTATPVTRQQVKAEFVALQQAGYDPVIDDQHDYPEHLQAAEQKLAAARDAARQAAETTSPH; from the coding sequence ATGATGACCAGACTGTTTGCGGTTTCGCCGCGTGTCGTGTTTCTCGCGCGTCTCGTGTTTCTCCCGCTCGGATCGATGGCGCTCATCTCGACCGCCGCCGCGCAGACGGCGACCCCCGTTACGCGCCAGCAGGTGAAGGCGGAATTCGTTGCGCTCCAGCAGGCCGGTTACGATCCGGTGATCGACGACCAGCACGACTATCCCGAACATCTTCAGGCTGCCGAACAGAAGCTCGCCGCGGCGCGCGACGCGGCCCGTCAGGCGGCGGAAACCACGTCGCCGCATTGA
- a CDS encoding enoyl-CoA hydratase/isomerase family protein — protein sequence MTTPFVTIERSGALLDVVLDRPDNGNLIDAAMSEAIIEAVTTIDDDVKLVRILSSGPDFCKGRQSPMPPKDAKPSAETLRRVVAAPPLALYDALKAVRVPVVSVVRGEALGVGCALAGVCDVALAADDAVFQIPEMERDIPPTLVMSALIGRVPVKTVAHMVLSRIRLDAAEALHAGLVSRVVPAADLDAEADALATTLLGCSAVTLRAVKQFLHLAPEMPASGASGFAAHLAATALSARF from the coding sequence ATGACCACCCCATTCGTCACGATCGAGCGCAGCGGCGCGCTGCTGGACGTCGTGCTCGACCGCCCCGACAACGGCAATCTGATCGACGCGGCGATGAGCGAAGCGATCATCGAAGCCGTCACGACGATCGACGACGACGTGAAGCTCGTCCGCATCCTGAGCAGCGGCCCCGACTTCTGCAAGGGCCGCCAGTCGCCGATGCCGCCGAAGGACGCGAAGCCGTCCGCCGAAACGCTGCGCCGCGTGGTCGCCGCGCCGCCGCTCGCGCTGTACGACGCGCTGAAGGCGGTGCGCGTGCCGGTCGTGTCGGTGGTGCGCGGCGAGGCGCTCGGCGTCGGCTGCGCGCTCGCCGGCGTCTGCGACGTCGCGCTCGCGGCGGACGACGCGGTGTTCCAGATCCCCGAGATGGAACGCGACATCCCGCCGACGCTCGTGATGTCCGCGTTGATCGGCCGCGTGCCGGTCAAGACCGTCGCGCACATGGTGCTGAGCCGCATCCGGCTCGACGCGGCCGAAGCATTGCACGCCGGGCTGGTGAGCCGCGTGGTGCCGGCCGCCGACCTCGACGCCGAAGCCGACGCGCTCGCGACCACGCTGCTCGGCTGCAGCGCGGTCACGCTGCGCGCGGTCAAGCAGTTCCTGCATCTCGCGCCCGAGATGCCCGCGAGCGGCGCGAGCGGCTTCGCCGCGCATCTCGCGGCGACCGCGCTGTCCGCGCGCTTCTGA
- a CDS encoding XdhC family protein yields the protein MDSVNLEVLKASIRWIDAGHRVLLVTVVKTWGSSPRPEGSMLVVRDDGVVAGSVSGGCIEDDLIDRVRRHGVVDQKPQSVRYGISADEAHRFGLPCGGTIELVLEPLADARGLAALCQRVEAGELVARTLDMTTGVALLSAARTTDGVAFDGRRFVTIHGPRYRLLVIGAGQLSRYLCQIAAGLDYQVTVCDPRDEYTDVWDVPGTRLVRTMPDDTVLDMKLDERCAVIALTHDPKLDDLALMEALKTPAFYVGALGSRRNNAARRERLKEFDLSEAELARLHGPAGIYIGSRTPPEIAVSILAEVTAAKNGVALPAMAQVAAAKAARDIGASAGALCAA from the coding sequence ATGGACAGCGTGAATCTGGAAGTCCTGAAGGCCAGCATCCGCTGGATCGACGCGGGTCATCGCGTGCTGCTGGTCACGGTGGTGAAGACATGGGGCTCGTCGCCGCGTCCGGAAGGGTCGATGCTCGTCGTGCGCGACGACGGCGTGGTCGCCGGCTCGGTGTCGGGCGGCTGCATCGAGGACGACCTGATCGACCGCGTGCGCCGTCACGGCGTCGTTGACCAGAAGCCGCAGTCGGTCCGTTACGGCATCAGCGCGGACGAGGCGCATCGTTTCGGCCTGCCGTGCGGCGGCACGATCGAACTCGTGCTCGAACCGCTCGCCGACGCGCGCGGGCTGGCCGCGTTGTGCCAGCGCGTGGAGGCGGGCGAACTCGTCGCGCGCACGCTCGACATGACGACCGGCGTCGCGCTCTTGTCCGCCGCGCGGACGACCGACGGCGTCGCGTTCGACGGCAGGCGGTTCGTCACGATTCACGGCCCGCGTTACCGGCTGCTCGTGATCGGCGCGGGGCAACTGTCGCGCTATCTTTGCCAGATCGCGGCGGGGCTGGATTATCAGGTGACCGTCTGCGATCCGCGCGACGAATACACGGACGTGTGGGACGTGCCCGGCACGAGACTCGTGCGCACGATGCCCGACGACACCGTGCTCGACATGAAGCTCGACGAGCGTTGCGCGGTGATCGCGCTCACGCACGACCCGAAGCTGGACGACCTCGCGCTGATGGAAGCGTTGAAGACGCCGGCGTTCTACGTCGGCGCGCTCGGTTCGCGGCGCAACAACGCGGCGCGCCGCGAACGGCTGAAGGAATTCGATCTTTCGGAAGCCGAACTGGCGCGGCTGCATGGGCCGGCGGGCATCTACATCGGCAGCCGCACGCCGCCGGAGATCGCGGTGTCGATCCTCGCGGAAGTGACCGCCGCGAAAAACGGCGTCGCGTTGCCGGCGATGGCGCAGGTCGCGGCCGCGAAGGCCGCGCGCGACATCGGCGCGTCCGCCGGCGCGCTGTGCGCGGCCTGA
- a CDS encoding UbiD family decarboxylase encodes MRPKTAIPSTADGAPAPDLERFSLRRFLESLDDSELERHDAPVDLADIAAIMEGNPRAVWFTRPAGGATSLAGSVAASRTRLAKAFDTTPQRLLDTVRERLRVKGKLVEVSRGEAPVQQVVLTGDDCDFTALPVHLQHDLDGAPYISASIDFAVDPETGWTNVGIRRLMLRGRRTAGIDLVAPSDLRAIAIGHAKRGERTPIAFAVGTHPVDHVGATMRIPADELELVAALRGQPMGVVKCVTNDLLVPADAEFILEGYLDERGHAEPEGPYGEFLGYYGGIKTNPVFHLTAITHRRDAVFQTCTIGGRSMARTDTAQLAALRTEVTVWRALETAVREVKAVYANPATGGMFNVRIAMQQRVPGEARNAIAAVFASLANVKHVFVVDPDIDVFSDEQMDWALATRFQADRDLVLQDNMRAMPLDPSLLGATKTAKAGFDLTLPLLAPGAQRDLEHRVPTPPAYQGARFDSLEAALEHGPKRFSELMAATGTRDGREVVRWLEDTAQHRTIARDAEGRYAFA; translated from the coding sequence TTGAGACCCAAGACAGCGATCCCCTCCACCGCAGACGGCGCGCCGGCCCCCGACCTCGAACGGTTCAGCCTGCGCCGCTTCCTCGAATCGCTCGACGACAGCGAACTCGAACGCCATGACGCGCCGGTCGATCTCGCGGACATCGCGGCGATCATGGAAGGCAACCCGCGCGCGGTGTGGTTCACGCGGCCGGCCGGCGGCGCGACGTCGCTCGCCGGCAGCGTCGCCGCGAGCCGCACGCGGCTCGCGAAGGCGTTCGACACGACCCCGCAGCGGCTGCTCGACACGGTCCGCGAGCGGCTGCGCGTGAAGGGCAAGCTGGTCGAGGTGAGCCGCGGCGAAGCGCCGGTCCAGCAGGTCGTATTGACCGGCGACGACTGCGACTTCACCGCATTGCCGGTGCATCTGCAACACGATCTCGACGGCGCGCCGTACATCTCGGCGTCGATCGACTTCGCGGTCGATCCGGAAACCGGCTGGACCAACGTCGGCATTCGCCGGCTGATGCTGCGCGGACGCCGCACGGCCGGCATCGATCTCGTCGCGCCGTCCGACCTGCGCGCGATCGCGATCGGCCACGCGAAGCGCGGCGAGCGCACGCCGATCGCGTTCGCGGTCGGCACGCATCCGGTCGATCACGTCGGCGCGACGATGCGCATTCCGGCCGACGAACTCGAACTCGTCGCGGCGCTGCGCGGCCAGCCGATGGGCGTGGTCAAGTGCGTGACGAACGACCTGCTGGTGCCGGCCGACGCCGAGTTCATCCTCGAAGGTTATCTGGACGAGCGCGGCCACGCGGAGCCGGAAGGCCCATATGGCGAGTTCCTCGGCTACTACGGCGGCATCAAGACGAACCCGGTGTTCCACCTGACGGCGATCACGCATCGCCGCGACGCGGTGTTCCAGACCTGCACGATCGGCGGCCGCTCGATGGCGCGCACCGACACCGCGCAGCTCGCGGCGCTGCGCACCGAGGTCACGGTGTGGCGCGCGCTGGAAACGGCGGTGCGCGAGGTGAAGGCCGTCTATGCAAACCCGGCGACGGGCGGCATGTTCAACGTGCGGATCGCGATGCAGCAGCGCGTGCCGGGCGAGGCGCGCAACGCGATCGCGGCGGTGTTCGCGTCGCTCGCGAACGTCAAGCACGTGTTCGTCGTGGACCCGGACATCGACGTGTTCTCCGACGAGCAGATGGACTGGGCGCTCGCGACGCGCTTCCAGGCCGACCGCGATCTGGTGTTGCAGGACAACATGCGCGCGATGCCGCTCGACCCGTCGCTGCTCGGCGCGACGAAAACCGCGAAGGCGGGTTTCGACCTGACGCTGCCGCTGCTCGCGCCGGGCGCGCAACGCGACCTGGAGCACCGCGTGCCGACGCCGCCCGCGTATCAGGGCGCGCGCTTCGATTCGCTCGAAGCCGCGCTCGAACACGGACCGAAGCGGTTCTCCGAACTGATGGCCGCGACCGGCACGCGCGACGGCCGCGAAGTCGTGCGCTGGCTGGAGGACACCGCGCAGCATCGCACCATCGCGCGCGACGCCGAAGGACGCTACGCGTTCGCGTGA
- a CDS encoding LysR family transcriptional regulator, giving the protein MNLSLKQLKVFLGVANASSFTKTAQSMHLSQAALSAIIRELETQLQCRLLERTTRTVSLTEAGRVFYPTAMKIVETLEKSVIELNELGRQKQSSLLLGCTPMIAASLMPPVLSRFSKVYPHAQIELVDRAPGELLQMVEEGHLDAAFGVFFSQLSGIDRVPIFPTHLVAVSALDDDGPDRRGGNGIRWTALEGRPLITLPKDNPLQRLIEATLSKEEVNVSRRIVVGHLQTAVAMAQEGLGTAVMPSFCRHICSRYRVRIDMIRPEVALSFYRITRVGRDTLAVLDQFTEMFTETAQEDPAPIIADELD; this is encoded by the coding sequence ATGAACCTGTCCCTCAAACAACTGAAAGTCTTTCTCGGGGTCGCGAACGCGTCGAGCTTCACGAAGACCGCGCAGAGCATGCACCTGAGCCAGGCCGCGCTCAGCGCGATCATCCGCGAGCTGGAAACGCAGCTGCAATGCCGGCTGCTGGAACGCACGACGCGCACCGTGTCGCTGACCGAGGCGGGCCGCGTGTTCTACCCGACCGCGATGAAGATCGTCGAGACGCTCGAAAAGTCGGTGATCGAACTGAACGAGCTGGGCCGCCAGAAGCAGTCGTCGCTGCTGCTCGGCTGCACGCCGATGATCGCCGCGAGCCTGATGCCGCCGGTGCTGTCGCGCTTTTCGAAGGTCTATCCGCACGCGCAGATCGAACTCGTGGACCGCGCGCCGGGCGAACTGCTGCAGATGGTCGAGGAAGGACATCTCGACGCCGCGTTCGGCGTGTTTTTCTCGCAGTTGTCCGGCATCGACCGCGTGCCGATCTTCCCGACGCATCTGGTCGCCGTATCGGCGCTCGACGACGACGGGCCGGACCGGCGCGGCGGGAACGGCATCCGCTGGACCGCGCTCGAAGGCCGCCCGCTCATTACGCTGCCGAAGGACAACCCGCTGCAACGGCTGATCGAGGCGACGCTGTCGAAGGAAGAAGTGAACGTGAGCCGGCGCATCGTCGTCGGCCATCTGCAAACCGCGGTCGCGATGGCGCAGGAAGGGCTCGGCACGGCGGTGATGCCGTCGTTCTGCCGACACATCTGCAGCCGCTATCGCGTGCGGATCGACATGATCCGGCCGGAGGTCGCGCTGTCGTTCTACCGGATCACGCGGGTCGGCCGCGACACGCTCGCGGTGCTCGACCAGTTCACCGAGATGTTCACCGAGACCGCGCAGGAAGATCCCGCGCCCATCATCGCGGACGAACTGGACTGA